The proteins below come from a single Crossiella sp. CA-258035 genomic window:
- a CDS encoding PH domain-containing protein, whose amino-acid sequence MFSPRDSDEYLLDTERRVIRVRRHWASLLWDIFEAMALLAGAVMISYLLPPDAWIIQNLLWYAALVILLRFAYIVIDWWVERLVITDKRFMITSGVFTTKVAMMPVTKVTDLTFERTMTGRMLGYGTIVVESAGQIQALNKIEYLPKPEQINDAISELVFGDKKAQAERFTMMKAKKQTAGKKIIG is encoded by the coding sequence GTGTTCTCGCCTCGTGACTCCGACGAGTACCTGCTCGACACCGAGCGACGCGTCATCCGCGTGCGCCGGCACTGGGCCAGTCTGCTCTGGGACATCTTCGAGGCGATGGCGCTGCTCGCCGGAGCAGTGATGATCTCCTACCTGCTGCCACCGGACGCCTGGATCATCCAGAACCTCCTGTGGTACGCGGCGCTGGTCATCCTGCTCCGGTTCGCCTACATCGTCATCGACTGGTGGGTCGAGCGGCTGGTGATCACGGACAAGCGCTTCATGATCACCAGCGGCGTGTTCACCACCAAGGTGGCCATGATGCCGGTGACCAAGGTGACCGACCTGACCTTCGAGCGGACCATGACCGGGCGCATGCTCGGCTACGGCACGATCGTGGTCGAGTCGGCCGGTCAGATCCAGGCGCTCAACAAGATCGAGTACCTGCCGAAGCCGGAGCAGATCAACGACGCCATCTCCGAGCTGGTGTTCGGTGACAAGAAGGCCCAGGCCGAGCGCTTCACCATGATGAAGGCGAAGAAGCAAACGGCCGGTAAGAAGATCATCGGCTGA
- a CDS encoding fatty acyl-AMP ligase produces MNHIEFAVPAQHDFTGSMPLTGFLHRNASSDRPAFTFVDYNEDRAGIAHTLTWRELDQRARALAAQLRQTTAPGARVAILTPHDLNYVVAFLGCLYAGVIGVPLFAPEVSLHGSRLVGALADCDPEVWLATENALPQVRKLLDGELAPSPKQVLAVDKVDPLAAAGFRPALVSMDDPAYLQYTSGSTRAPSGAVITHRNLVVNSAQIAAAYGMDASYTCSGWIPFFHDMGLMSMLAVPVLLGAHSVFCTPFAFLQRPERWLRQLAAHQNTLTAAPNFAYDYTAARTSDEFKSTVDLSGVKIMINGSEPVRAKTIERFNAAFGPAGLAPEAHRPSYGLAEATVYVTATGPAGPTVLSVDRAELSAGRLTPSTSDTALELVGAGTGIALQVLVVDPATGAALPEGAVGEVWVHGPNVADGYWQKPEESAQDFDGHLTSGPDSAPERGWLRTGDLGALHDGELFITGRAKDLIIIDGKNHYPQDIEGTVHEAHPAVRRDYVAAFALTEGAEERVVVIAEYSRHVPEPERDPAAVALAVRQAVSAHHDLRLADFRLVPPGKVRRTSSGKIARGATRDQYLSGAYGELL; encoded by the coding sequence ATGAACCACATCGAATTCGCCGTGCCGGCACAGCACGACTTCACCGGGTCGATGCCGCTCACCGGTTTTCTGCACCGAAACGCCAGCAGCGACCGCCCGGCATTCACCTTCGTCGACTACAACGAGGACCGGGCCGGGATCGCGCACACGCTGACCTGGCGCGAGCTGGACCAGCGGGCCCGCGCGCTGGCCGCGCAGCTGCGCCAGACCACCGCGCCGGGCGCCAGGGTGGCCATCCTGACCCCGCACGACCTCAACTACGTGGTCGCCTTCCTGGGCTGCCTGTACGCGGGCGTGATCGGCGTGCCGCTGTTCGCGCCGGAGGTGAGCCTGCACGGGTCCCGGCTGGTCGGCGCGCTGGCCGACTGCGATCCCGAGGTGTGGCTGGCCACGGAGAACGCGCTGCCGCAGGTGCGCAAGCTGCTCGACGGCGAGCTGGCGCCCAGCCCCAAGCAGGTGCTCGCGGTGGACAAGGTGGATCCGTTGGCGGCGGCGGGTTTCCGGCCCGCGCTGGTGTCCATGGACGACCCGGCCTACCTCCAGTACACCTCCGGCTCCACCAGGGCGCCCAGCGGCGCGGTGATCACGCACCGGAACCTGGTGGTGAACTCCGCGCAGATCGCCGCCGCCTACGGCATGGACGCCAGTTACACCTGCTCCGGCTGGATCCCGTTCTTCCACGACATGGGCCTGATGTCGATGCTCGCGGTGCCGGTGCTGCTGGGCGCGCACTCGGTGTTCTGCACCCCGTTCGCCTTCCTGCAACGGCCGGAGCGCTGGCTGCGCCAGCTGGCCGCGCACCAGAACACGCTGACCGCGGCGCCGAACTTCGCCTATGACTACACGGCCGCGCGCACCAGTGACGAGTTCAAGTCCACTGTGGACCTGTCCGGCGTCAAGATCATGATCAACGGCAGCGAACCGGTGCGGGCCAAGACGATCGAGCGGTTCAACGCCGCCTTCGGCCCGGCCGGGCTGGCCCCCGAGGCGCACCGCCCGTCCTACGGCCTGGCCGAGGCCACCGTGTACGTCACCGCCACCGGACCCGCGGGGCCGACCGTGCTGAGCGTGGACCGGGCCGAGCTCAGCGCGGGCAGGCTCACACCGTCCACTTCGGACACCGCGCTGGAGCTGGTCGGCGCGGGCACCGGCATCGCCTTGCAGGTCCTGGTGGTCGACCCGGCCACCGGCGCGGCGCTGCCCGAGGGCGCGGTGGGCGAGGTGTGGGTGCACGGGCCGAACGTGGCCGACGGCTACTGGCAGAAGCCCGAGGAGTCCGCGCAGGACTTCGACGGCCACCTCACCAGCGGCCCGGACTCCGCCCCCGAGCGCGGCTGGCTGCGCACCGGCGACCTGGGCGCGCTGCACGATGGCGAGCTGTTCATCACCGGCCGGGCCAAGGACCTGATCATCATCGACGGCAAGAACCACTACCCGCAGGACATCGAGGGCACCGTGCACGAGGCGCACCCCGCGGTCCGGCGGGACTACGTGGCCGCCTTCGCGCTCACCGAGGGCGCGGAGGAGCGGGTGGTGGTGATCGCCGAGTACTCCCGGCACGTGCCGGAGCCGGAGCGGGACCCGGCCGCGGTCGCCCTCGCGGTGCGCCAGGCCGTCTCGGCCCACCACGACCTGCGGCTGGCCGACTTCCGGCTGGTGCCGCCCGGCAAGGTGCGCCGCACCTCCAGCGGCAAGATCGCCCGCGGCGCGACCAGGGACCAGTACCTCAGCGGGGCATACGGAGAGCTGCTATGA
- a CDS encoding MMPL family transporter: MSRLRLVLPALALLAWLVVGAIGWPDLGKLSQVQRNDNASFLPASAEATRAADEQKRFTEADVLPAVLVFERGSGLTPSDQDAIARAVQRVSTVDGLKGPASPVVPAPDGKAAQALVPVDGSDGFRAGETVKVLREKVRDGLPEGLNAHVTGPAGIVGDFAATFGGIDGLLLGVTAAVVALILVLVYRSPLLPVVVLASAGLALLGAAAVVYRLARDEVLTLNGQSQGILFILVFGASTDYALLLVARYREELRQAGPRLAMRRAWRASLEPICASAGTVVLGMLCLLFSDLNSNKGLGPVAAIGIGTSLLASLTFLPAALMLLGRGAFWPRKPVAAKDGIWGRVAGLVGARPRWTWVLTTAVLLFGVAFVPQLKADGVAQTDVFLSTVDSVSGQQALGRHFPGGSGSPAVIVTAEKTAEQVVSAARGVPGVAEVAALPKVVDGRVEVNATLRDAADSEAAIEAVRALRTAVHGVPGADAVVGGPTAAQLDVQDTALRDRALIIPLVVLVILVVLALLLRSLLAPLLLMLTVVLSFAATLGVSALVFNHVFDFPGADPGVPLYAFVFLVALGIDYNIFLMTRVREEAARRGTEAGTLVGLSVTGGVITSAGVVLAATFAALAVLPILFLAQIAFLVAFGVLLDTLVVRSLLVPALAVDLGRAIWWPSKLSRARKVSVLSDVAAVRRAARSR, translated from the coding sequence GTGTCCCGACTTCGCCTTGTGCTGCCCGCGCTCGCCCTGCTCGCCTGGCTCGTGGTGGGCGCGATCGGGTGGCCTGACCTGGGGAAACTGTCCCAGGTACAGCGCAATGACAATGCCTCCTTCCTGCCTGCCAGTGCCGAGGCGACCAGGGCCGCGGACGAGCAGAAGCGGTTCACCGAGGCCGATGTGCTGCCCGCGGTGCTGGTCTTCGAGCGCGGCTCTGGGCTGACACCGTCCGATCAGGACGCGATCGCGCGCGCGGTGCAGCGGGTGTCCACTGTGGACGGGCTCAAGGGACCGGCTTCGCCGGTGGTGCCCGCGCCGGACGGCAAGGCGGCGCAGGCGCTGGTGCCGGTGGACGGCAGCGACGGGTTCCGGGCCGGTGAGACGGTCAAGGTGTTGCGGGAGAAGGTCAGGGACGGCCTGCCGGAGGGGCTCAACGCGCACGTGACCGGACCGGCCGGGATCGTCGGGGACTTCGCGGCCACCTTCGGCGGGATCGACGGGCTGCTGCTCGGGGTCACCGCGGCGGTGGTGGCGCTGATCCTGGTGCTGGTCTACCGGAGTCCACTGCTGCCGGTGGTGGTGCTGGCCTCGGCCGGGCTGGCGCTGCTGGGCGCGGCGGCGGTGGTCTACCGGCTGGCCAGGGACGAGGTGCTCACGCTGAACGGGCAGAGCCAGGGCATCCTGTTCATCCTGGTCTTCGGCGCGTCCACGGACTACGCGCTGCTGCTGGTGGCGCGGTACCGGGAGGAGCTGCGGCAGGCGGGACCGAGGCTGGCCATGCGGCGGGCCTGGCGGGCCTCGCTGGAGCCGATCTGCGCCTCGGCCGGCACCGTGGTGCTGGGCATGCTGTGCCTGCTGTTCAGCGACCTCAACTCGAACAAGGGGCTCGGGCCGGTGGCCGCGATCGGCATCGGGACCTCACTCCTGGCCTCGCTGACCTTCCTGCCCGCCGCGCTGATGTTGCTGGGGCGCGGCGCTTTCTGGCCGCGGAAGCCGGTGGCGGCCAAGGACGGGATCTGGGGCAGGGTGGCCGGGCTGGTGGGTGCCAGGCCGCGCTGGACCTGGGTGCTGACCACCGCGGTGCTGCTGTTCGGGGTGGCGTTCGTGCCGCAGCTCAAGGCGGACGGGGTGGCCCAGACCGACGTGTTCCTGTCCACAGTGGACTCGGTGTCCGGTCAGCAGGCGCTCGGGCGGCACTTCCCAGGTGGCAGCGGCTCGCCCGCGGTCATCGTCACCGCGGAGAAGACGGCGGAGCAGGTGGTGTCGGCGGCCCGCGGGGTGCCGGGGGTGGCCGAGGTGGCCGCGCTGCCGAAGGTGGTCGACGGGCGGGTGGAGGTCAACGCCACCCTGCGGGACGCGGCCGACAGCGAGGCGGCGATCGAGGCGGTGCGGGCCCTGCGCACCGCGGTGCACGGGGTGCCGGGCGCGGACGCGGTGGTGGGCGGGCCGACCGCGGCCCAGCTGGACGTGCAGGACACCGCGTTGCGGGACCGGGCGCTGATCATCCCGTTGGTGGTGCTGGTGATCCTGGTGGTGCTGGCGCTGCTGCTGCGCTCGCTGCTGGCCCCGCTGCTGCTGATGCTCACCGTGGTGCTGTCCTTCGCGGCCACCCTCGGCGTCTCCGCGCTGGTGTTCAACCACGTCTTCGACTTCCCCGGCGCGGATCCCGGGGTTCCGTTGTACGCCTTCGTGTTCCTGGTCGCGCTGGGCATCGACTACAACATCTTCCTGATGACCAGGGTGCGCGAGGAGGCCGCGCGCCGGGGCACCGAGGCGGGCACCCTGGTCGGGCTGTCGGTGACCGGCGGGGTGATCACCTCGGCCGGGGTGGTGCTGGCCGCGACCTTCGCCGCGCTGGCGGTGCTGCCGATCCTGTTCCTGGCCCAGATCGCGTTCCTGGTGGCCTTCGGCGTGCTGCTGGACACGCTGGTGGTGCGTTCGCTGCTGGTGCCCGCGCTCGCGGTGGACCTGGGGCGGGCGATCTGGTGGCCCAGCAAGCTATCCCGCGCGCGGAAGGTCTCGGTGCTCAGTGACGTCGCAGCAGTGCGGCGAGCGGCGCGCTCACGGTGA
- a CDS encoding MaoC family dehydratase has protein sequence MQFGRYFEEFEVGAVYKHWPGKTVTEYDDHLFCLLTMNHHPLHMDAHYAGETTDFGKNVVVGNYIYSLLLGMSVADVSGKAIANLEVESLRHVKPTFHGDTIYGETEVLDKTESKSKDDRGVVYVETKGYKQDGTVVCVFRRKVMVPKRSYGEARGGEQPGRPEPKA, from the coding sequence GTGCAGTTCGGGCGGTACTTCGAGGAGTTCGAGGTCGGCGCGGTGTACAAGCACTGGCCGGGAAAGACGGTCACCGAGTACGACGACCACCTGTTCTGCCTGCTCACCATGAACCACCACCCCCTGCACATGGACGCGCACTACGCGGGGGAGACCACCGACTTCGGCAAGAACGTGGTGGTCGGCAACTACATCTACTCGCTGCTGCTGGGCATGTCGGTGGCCGACGTCTCCGGCAAGGCCATCGCCAACCTGGAGGTGGAGTCGCTGCGGCACGTCAAGCCGACCTTCCACGGCGACACCATCTACGGCGAGACCGAGGTGCTGGACAAGACCGAGTCCAAGTCCAAGGACGACCGCGGCGTGGTCTACGTGGAGACCAAGGGCTACAAGCAGGACGGCACCGTGGTCTGCGTGTTCCGGCGCAAGGTGATGGTGCCCAAGCGCTCCTACGGCGAGGCCCGCGGCGGCGAGCAGCCCGGCCGCCCCGAGCCGAAGGCCTGA
- a CDS encoding NUDIX domain-containing protein, with the protein MPEAQDQRVRCVGAVVFDPIGRILLIRRGRPPSAGCWSIPGGRVDPGEDDHRAVIRELSEETGLTGTIDRWIGSVDRPSPAGIYEIHDYSVRAEPGLIRPGDDASAVAWIDGVIFDALHSAGSLSPGLAEALAEWGALPAGAVAGTVPA; encoded by the coding sequence ATGCCGGAGGCCCAGGACCAGCGCGTCCGCTGTGTCGGCGCAGTCGTCTTCGACCCGATCGGACGCATTCTGTTGATACGCCGCGGCCGGCCCCCTTCGGCCGGTTGCTGGTCCATCCCCGGCGGCCGGGTGGACCCCGGCGAAGATGATCACAGGGCCGTGATCAGGGAGTTGTCCGAGGAGACCGGCCTGACCGGCACGATCGATCGCTGGATCGGTTCGGTAGACCGGCCCTCACCGGCGGGTATCTACGAGATCCACGACTACTCCGTCCGCGCCGAACCCGGCCTCATCCGGCCTGGTGACGACGCCTCCGCGGTGGCCTGGATCGACGGTGTGATCTTCGACGCACTGCACAGCGCAGGGTCCCTTTCGCCCGGTTTGGCGGAGGCGCTCGCCGAGTGGGGAGCGCTCCCCGCCGGAGCCGTGGCCGGGACCGTGCCGGCCTAG
- a CDS encoding DUF2332 domain-containing protein has translation MSAPAAERLREFAAAQAAASPLYECLSAGAAGDAEVSALVGDASPELFLAAAQRVLFREPWHPLTRYYSSLGGADGPDGELWPLFRAFVLERAEAIRPLLAERSVREELVRPAALLYPGLAVVAKEAGKAPIGLLEAGAGAGFRLVPDRYGFRYAVAGGGPDISRGKKTARLVLDCQVTEAAAKPADGFGKQAKLPAIAARIGLDADPVDVADEDELTWLEACVWPDQPRRLRLLRLAADEVVAAKPPLRRADPVTGLADAAARIPAEHPLVVTSCGLLDGRPAEFAAAWLDALRTLASHRPLWWVSQEGYQAFPGEPRDGAAHLAEADRVLSVINWTGGEVRVRRLATADRLTRGLTWLGPN, from the coding sequence GTGAGCGCGCCTGCCGCCGAGAGGCTGCGCGAGTTCGCCGCGGCCCAGGCCGCGGCCTCCCCGCTGTACGAGTGCCTGAGCGCCGGTGCGGCCGGGGACGCCGAGGTGAGCGCCCTGGTCGGGGACGCCTCGCCGGAGCTGTTCCTGGCCGCGGCCCAGCGGGTGCTCTTCCGCGAGCCCTGGCACCCGCTGACCCGCTACTACTCCTCCCTCGGCGGCGCGGACGGCCCGGACGGCGAGCTGTGGCCGCTGTTCCGCGCCTTCGTGCTGGAGCGGGCCGAGGCGATCCGCCCGTTGCTGGCCGAGCGCTCGGTCCGGGAGGAGCTGGTCCGCCCGGCCGCGCTGCTCTACCCGGGCCTGGCCGTGGTGGCCAAGGAGGCGGGCAAGGCCCCGATCGGCCTGCTGGAGGCCGGCGCGGGGGCCGGGTTCCGGCTGGTGCCGGACCGCTACGGCTTCCGCTACGCGGTGGCCGGTGGTGGCCCGGACATCAGCCGGGGCAAGAAGACCGCCCGGCTGGTGCTGGACTGCCAGGTCACCGAGGCGGCGGCCAAGCCGGCCGACGGCTTCGGCAAGCAGGCCAAGCTGCCGGCCATCGCGGCCAGGATCGGCCTGGACGCCGATCCGGTGGACGTGGCCGACGAGGACGAGCTGACCTGGCTGGAGGCCTGCGTCTGGCCGGACCAGCCGCGCCGGTTGCGGCTGCTGCGGCTGGCCGCGGACGAGGTGGTCGCGGCCAAGCCGCCGCTGCGGCGGGCCGACCCGGTCACCGGACTGGCGGACGCGGCGGCCCGGATTCCGGCCGAGCACCCGCTGGTGGTGACAAGCTGCGGGCTGCTGGACGGGCGTCCGGCCGAGTTCGCGGCGGCCTGGCTGGACGCCTTGCGCACGCTCGCGAGTCACCGTCCACTGTGGTGGGTCAGCCAAGAGGGTTACCAGGCGTTTCCCGGCGAACCGCGCGACGGGGCGGCTCACCTGGCCGAGGCGGACCGAGTGCTGAGCGTGATCAACTGGACCGGCGGCGAGGTCCGGGTGCGCAGGCTGGCTACCGCCGATCGGCTGACCCGGGGACTCACCTGGCTCGGTCCGAACTAG
- the corA gene encoding magnesium/cobalt transporter CorA, producing the protein MSVLPTLGLRGRAPRNGSAMPQQIPVPLSAYVVDCGVYVDGKRLPGRWTHTGAVEEVRKRGSGFVWIGLHEPDEQQIQSIAETFGLHELAVEDAVHAHQRPKLERYDDSLFMVLKTVRYVAHESPTTANEIVETGEVMVFVGRNFVITVRHGKHQALAGLRAELEQDEEKLALGPAAVLHAIADHVVDTYLDVTSAVEDDIDTLEVEVFDPRSAVDPEQIYLMKREVMELRRAVGPLATPLRRLAEGYIPLVPDEVRTFFRDVDDHLTTVHDRIITFDEMLTTLIDAVLAKITLRQNNDMRKISAWVAIISVPTMIAGIYGMNFDIMPELKWTYGYPVIMSVILVACLVLYRIFRRNQWL; encoded by the coding sequence ATGTCCGTTCTGCCCACGCTCGGCCTGCGCGGCCGTGCTCCTCGTAACGGAAGTGCCATGCCGCAGCAGATCCCGGTGCCGCTGTCTGCCTACGTGGTGGACTGCGGCGTGTACGTCGACGGCAAGCGCCTGCCCGGTCGCTGGACCCACACCGGCGCGGTGGAGGAGGTCCGCAAGCGCGGCTCCGGCTTCGTCTGGATCGGCCTGCACGAGCCGGACGAGCAGCAGATCCAGAGCATCGCGGAGACCTTCGGGCTGCACGAGCTGGCGGTGGAGGACGCGGTGCACGCGCACCAGCGGCCCAAGCTGGAGCGCTACGACGACAGCCTGTTCATGGTGCTCAAGACGGTGCGCTACGTCGCGCACGAGTCGCCGACCACGGCGAACGAGATCGTGGAGACCGGTGAGGTGATGGTCTTCGTCGGCCGGAACTTCGTGATCACGGTCCGGCACGGCAAGCACCAGGCGCTGGCCGGGCTGCGCGCCGAGCTGGAGCAGGACGAGGAGAAGCTCGCCCTCGGCCCGGCCGCGGTGCTGCACGCCATCGCCGACCACGTGGTGGACACCTACCTGGACGTGACCAGCGCGGTCGAGGACGACATCGACACCCTGGAGGTGGAGGTCTTCGACCCGCGCAGCGCGGTGGACCCCGAGCAGATCTACCTGATGAAGCGCGAGGTCATGGAGCTGCGCCGGGCGGTGGGCCCGCTGGCCACCCCGCTGCGGCGGCTGGCCGAGGGCTACATCCCGCTGGTGCCGGACGAGGTGCGCACCTTCTTCCGGGACGTGGACGACCACCTGACGACCGTGCACGACCGGATCATCACCTTCGACGAGATGCTGACCACGCTGATCGACGCGGTGCTGGCCAAGATCACGCTGCGGCAGAACAACGACATGCGCAAGATCAGCGCCTGGGTGGCCATCATCTCGGTGCCGACGATGATCGCCGGGATCTACGGCATGAACTTCGACATCATGCCGGAGCTGAAGTGGACCTACGGCTATCCGGTCATCATGTCGGTGATCCTGGTGGCCTGCCTGGTCCTGTACCGCATCTTCCGCCGCAACCAGTGGCTGTGA
- a CDS encoding MFS transporter: protein MKTEELTRSPWLVLTAVAVGSVMTGVDGTALTIAGPDLAADLGASLTGLQWVANAYLLATALALLPAGALADRYGRRAVFLCGVAGFTLTSLAIALAGQVWLVIALRALQGVFSAMLQPAALALLRASFPPRTLAPAIGVWSAVAALGLAAGPLLGGLLVAAGGWSAIFYVNLPVGLLAIALTLLFVQESRTDKALRLRQVLDLVRPRQFRAGVALVAVTFGALFGVLFLLTLYLQNLKALDPVTAGLWLVPVTGVVVLSAPLGGALTRRYGPVPPAVAGLLLVAAGLFTMTTLDVLSGAGAVALATVPLGLGGGLALVAATEAILASAPPTEAGLASAVQQVAGQLGGLVGIAVLGSILDGGRGFTSGLHTAVLVAAAAVTVSAPLAALLRRH, encoded by the coding sequence GTGAAAACCGAGGAACTGACCCGTTCGCCCTGGCTCGTGCTCACCGCGGTCGCGGTCGGCTCGGTGATGACCGGTGTGGACGGCACCGCGCTCACCATCGCCGGCCCCGACCTGGCCGCCGACCTCGGCGCCTCGCTCACCGGCTTGCAGTGGGTGGCCAACGCCTACCTGCTGGCCACCGCGCTCGCCCTGCTCCCGGCCGGCGCGCTGGCCGACCGGTACGGGCGGCGCGCGGTGTTCCTGTGCGGGGTGGCCGGTTTCACCCTGACCTCGCTGGCCATCGCGCTGGCCGGGCAGGTCTGGCTGGTGATCGCCCTGCGCGCGCTGCAAGGGGTGTTCAGCGCCATGCTGCAACCGGCCGCGCTGGCCCTGCTGCGGGCCAGCTTCCCGCCGCGCACGCTGGCTCCGGCGATCGGCGTGTGGAGCGCGGTGGCCGCGCTCGGCCTGGCCGCCGGACCGCTGCTCGGCGGCCTGCTGGTGGCCGCGGGCGGCTGGTCGGCGATCTTCTACGTCAACCTGCCGGTCGGCCTGCTGGCCATCGCGCTCACCCTGCTCTTCGTCCAGGAGTCCCGCACGGACAAGGCATTGCGCCTGCGCCAGGTGCTGGACCTGGTGCGCCCCAGGCAGTTCCGCGCCGGGGTGGCGCTGGTCGCGGTGACCTTCGGCGCGCTGTTCGGTGTGCTGTTCCTGCTCACCCTGTACCTGCAGAACCTCAAGGCCCTCGACCCGGTGACCGCGGGGCTGTGGCTGGTCCCGGTGACCGGCGTGGTGGTGCTCAGCGCTCCGCTCGGCGGCGCGCTGACCCGCCGGTACGGCCCGGTTCCGCCCGCGGTCGCCGGTCTGCTGCTGGTCGCGGCCGGACTGTTCACCATGACCACGCTGGACGTGCTCTCCGGCGCCGGCGCGGTCGCGCTGGCCACCGTGCCGCTCGGCCTCGGCGGCGGGCTGGCCCTGGTCGCCGCCACCGAGGCGATCCTGGCCTCCGCGCCGCCGACGGAGGCCGGGCTGGCCTCGGCGGTGCAGCAGGTGGCCGGTCAACTCGGCGGGCTGGTGGGCATCGCGGTGCTCGGCTCGATCCTGGACGGTGGCCGCGGCTTCACCAGCGGCCTGCACACCGCCGTGCTGGTGGCCGCGGCCGCCGTCACCGTGAGCGCGCCGCTCGCCGCACTGCTGCGACGTCACTGA
- a CDS encoding alpha/beta hydrolase family protein, translating to MHSERWRDDRVVDIQVKSSALRREAELTLLVPRHWRESKQGWPTLYLLHGAGDDHTCWLRWTDILRLADEAGILVVMPPGGRVGLYSDWLAPDHVGTIPHWDEFVFSELPELLEKHYWASEVRAGAGVSMGGYGVLRGAQRHPGFFRAVASFSGLLHTTRRGMPAFARAMLRREGEKASSLWASRAHWLAEDPYRNAELLRGTPLHLSTGDGRRGPLDRRFSGGSVLEWIIGPGTLDLAARLGQLGIPVSLHAYPGTHTWPYWRRELNTTFPFLLSALRK from the coding sequence ATGCACAGTGAACGCTGGCGCGACGACCGCGTGGTTGACATCCAGGTGAAATCTTCCGCGTTACGCCGGGAGGCCGAACTCACACTTCTGGTTCCCCGGCACTGGCGCGAAAGCAAACAGGGCTGGCCGACGCTGTACCTGTTGCACGGCGCGGGCGATGACCATACCTGCTGGCTCCGCTGGACAGATATCCTTCGGTTGGCCGACGAGGCCGGGATTCTGGTCGTGATGCCGCCGGGCGGCCGGGTCGGGCTGTACAGCGACTGGCTGGCGCCGGATCACGTGGGAACGATCCCACACTGGGATGAATTCGTTTTCAGTGAACTTCCGGAGCTGCTGGAAAAGCATTACTGGGCCAGCGAGGTCCGCGCCGGGGCCGGGGTCTCGATGGGCGGCTACGGCGTGCTGCGCGGCGCGCAGCGGCACCCCGGCTTCTTCCGCGCGGTCGCCTCCTTCAGCGGACTGCTGCACACCACCCGCCGCGGCATGCCCGCCTTCGCCCGCGCGATGCTCCGCCGCGAAGGGGAAAAGGCCAGCTCACTGTGGGCCTCGCGGGCACACTGGCTGGCCGAGGACCCCTACCGCAACGCCGAGCTGCTGCGCGGCACCCCGCTGCACCTGTCCACCGGCGACGGGCGGCGCGGCCCGCTGGACCGGCGGTTCTCCGGCGGCTCGGTGCTGGAGTGGATCATCGGCCCCGGCACGCTCGACCTGGCCGCGCGACTGGGGCAGCTCGGCATTCCGGTGAGCCTGCACGCCTACCCGGGAACGCACACCTGGCCCTATTGGCGGCGCGAACTGAACACTACCTTTCCTTTTCTGCTCTCCGCACTACGAAAGTAG